The Streptomyces seoulensis genome contains a region encoding:
- a CDS encoding AI-2E family transporter, which produces MQLLPVPVRRFAAWCAVLLLAAGLGWVGIKLCGELRTAVTPVLLALLGTALLGPLYRWLVRMKLNPSIAAALTCVAVVAVVGGAVYIVVAALVDTGDEIVASLRDAARAIARHFGAAGTGLDDLAGNARELLGKFGGTAVSNVISGVSVVGETIAIAVLALLLVFFFLRDSRRALRSLRGFAPAGTADVVEAMARRAFEAVEGFMRGTTIIALIDAVCITVGLLILRVPGAVGLGALVFVAAYIPYLGAFLSGAVAVLVALADRGFVIALWALGVVLAVQVLEGHVLQPAIQSRTVQMHPAVVMLTITAGASVAGILGMLLAVPLTAAVFGVVQELRERYGAPHEQP; this is translated from the coding sequence GTGCAGCTTCTCCCCGTACCCGTACGACGGTTCGCCGCCTGGTGTGCCGTACTGCTGCTGGCCGCCGGCCTCGGCTGGGTCGGCATCAAGCTGTGCGGAGAGCTGCGTACCGCCGTCACCCCCGTACTGCTCGCCCTCCTCGGCACCGCCCTGCTGGGCCCGCTGTACCGCTGGCTGGTGCGGATGAAGCTGAACCCCAGCATCGCCGCCGCGCTGACCTGCGTGGCGGTCGTGGCCGTCGTCGGCGGCGCGGTCTACATCGTGGTCGCCGCGCTGGTCGACACCGGCGACGAGATCGTGGCCTCCCTGCGCGACGCCGCCAGGGCCATCGCCCGGCACTTCGGCGCCGCCGGGACCGGCCTGGACGACCTGGCCGGCAACGCCCGCGAGCTGCTGGGCAAGTTCGGCGGCACGGCGGTCTCCAACGTCATCAGCGGCGTCAGCGTCGTCGGGGAGACCATCGCCATCGCGGTACTGGCCCTGCTGCTGGTCTTCTTCTTCCTGCGCGACTCCCGGCGGGCCCTGCGCTCCCTGCGCGGCTTCGCCCCCGCCGGTACCGCCGATGTCGTGGAGGCCATGGCACGCCGGGCCTTCGAGGCGGTCGAGGGGTTCATGCGCGGCACGACGATCATCGCGCTCATCGACGCCGTCTGCATCACCGTCGGTCTGCTGATCCTGCGCGTGCCCGGCGCGGTGGGGCTGGGCGCGCTCGTCTTCGTCGCCGCCTACATCCCCTACCTCGGCGCCTTCCTCTCCGGCGCCGTCGCCGTCCTGGTCGCCCTCGCGGACCGGGGTTTCGTGATCGCGCTGTGGGCGCTCGGGGTGGTGCTCGCGGTCCAGGTGCTGGAGGGGCACGTGCTCCAGCCGGCCATCCAGAGCCGGACCGTGCAGATGCACCCGGCGGTGGTGATGCTGACGATCACCGCCGGAGCCTCCGTCGCGGGCATCCTCGGCATGCTCCTCGCCGTACCCCTGACCGCGGCCGTCTTCGGCGTCGTACAGGAACTCCGCGAGCGCTACGGCGCCCCGCACGAGCAGCCCTAG
- a CDS encoding ATP-binding SpoIIE family protein phosphatase: MRTGEPLPSVGDVLVSLATGLWQWDTATDLVTVDAEAARLLGLPARPTTLTEAQARARLHPSDWNEITGVVPLAAAKGTLAEVRIRVVDAAGRTIRVVRSRSKPSFDRERRAYELIGTLQEVTEPAPGTSSARSAVTGDWRRSREAFLLDAGRALAEARSTAEVLRVAATLSMPGFSPDGLAVFGVEGDRLTIIGHHGYQPGDDGPFTHMPLATDYPAAEVVRTGQAVYLSTPGEYRDRYPTSWPLAEQFGRRSWAFLPLTLGGRTRGAWMAAFSDRVAFTPDERAVLTTVARMLAQALTRAGDAETQRELSEGLQRSMMPSLLPEIPGMSVAARYIPTGGGLQVGGDWYDMIPLPGGVSPTTAQGGRFALVIGDVQGHDVRAAGLMGQLRIALRAYAAEGHRPDAVLSRASRFLHGITHDEHASDLRFATCLYAEADPATGRLEVARAGHPEPVIRLADGTVVLRPTAGGLPLGVDPDGDYPTTRFTLEPGETMMLCTDGLIETGGHDMETGWRRVRAILEQYGGAEADRENGLEGLADALVQGVHGPSSHHTVGPLTDRREDDIAVLLLFRSGESRGLSEGPAAADRTRVRSTLLSVAQDEPERIAEARQHLRELLHDWVPAEQVDAAVLLISEMITNVLVHTDADALLLAEIFGEHGHRRLRVQVTDSGDDLPHKRRPGELASSGRGLMLIEMLADAWGVEPRGEGKSIWFELYEKGEAGEADVTDVIDVIDGAGD, translated from the coding sequence ATGCGCACAGGCGAGCCACTGCCGTCCGTGGGGGACGTCCTCGTCTCCCTCGCCACCGGGCTCTGGCAGTGGGACACGGCCACGGATCTGGTCACGGTGGACGCGGAGGCGGCGCGGCTGCTGGGGCTGCCGGCCCGGCCCACCACTCTCACGGAGGCACAGGCACGCGCCCGGCTGCACCCCTCCGACTGGAACGAGATCACCGGGGTCGTCCCGCTCGCCGCGGCCAAGGGCACGCTCGCCGAGGTGCGCATCCGGGTCGTGGACGCGGCGGGCCGCACCATCCGGGTGGTGCGCAGCCGCTCCAAGCCGTCCTTCGACCGGGAACGCCGGGCGTACGAGCTGATCGGCACCCTGCAGGAGGTCACCGAACCGGCGCCGGGCACGTCCTCGGCGCGCAGCGCGGTCACCGGCGACTGGCGGCGCTCCCGCGAGGCGTTTCTGCTGGACGCGGGCCGGGCACTGGCCGAGGCGCGGTCGACGGCGGAGGTGCTGCGGGTCGCGGCGACGCTGTCCATGCCGGGCTTCTCCCCGGACGGTCTCGCGGTGTTCGGGGTGGAGGGCGACCGGCTGACGATCATCGGCCACCACGGCTACCAGCCCGGCGACGACGGACCCTTCACCCATATGCCGCTGGCCACGGACTATCCGGCCGCCGAGGTGGTCCGTACCGGCCAGGCCGTCTATCTCTCCACGCCCGGCGAGTACCGCGACCGGTATCCGACGAGCTGGCCGCTGGCCGAGCAGTTCGGCCGCCGCTCGTGGGCGTTCCTGCCGCTGACACTGGGCGGGCGGACGCGGGGCGCGTGGATGGCGGCGTTCAGCGACCGGGTGGCGTTCACCCCGGACGAGCGGGCGGTGCTGACCACGGTCGCCCGGATGCTCGCCCAGGCCCTGACCCGCGCGGGCGACGCGGAGACGCAGCGGGAGCTGTCGGAGGGGCTCCAGCGCTCCATGATGCCCTCGCTGCTCCCGGAGATCCCCGGCATGAGCGTGGCCGCCCGCTACATCCCGACCGGCGGCGGCCTCCAGGTCGGCGGCGACTGGTACGACATGATCCCGCTGCCCGGCGGGGTCTCCCCGACCACCGCCCAGGGCGGCCGGTTCGCGCTGGTCATCGGGGACGTGCAGGGGCACGACGTCCGGGCGGCCGGCCTGATGGGCCAGCTCAGGATCGCGCTGCGCGCCTACGCCGCCGAGGGCCACCGCCCCGACGCGGTGCTCTCCCGCGCCTCCCGCTTCCTGCACGGCATCACCCACGACGAGCACGCGAGCGACCTGCGCTTCGCGACCTGCCTGTACGCGGAGGCCGACCCCGCCACCGGGCGTCTCGAGGTCGCCCGCGCCGGGCATCCGGAGCCGGTGATCCGGCTGGCCGACGGCACGGTGGTGCTCCGGCCCACGGCGGGCGGGCTGCCGCTGGGCGTCGACCCGGACGGGGACTATCCGACGACCCGGTTCACGCTGGAGCCCGGCGAGACGATGATGCTGTGCACCGACGGCCTGATCGAGACCGGCGGCCATGACATGGAGACCGGCTGGCGGCGCGTGCGCGCCATCCTGGAGCAGTACGGCGGCGCGGAGGCGGATCGCGAGAACGGCCTGGAGGGGCTGGCGGACGCGCTGGTGCAGGGCGTGCACGGGCCGTCCTCGCACCACACCGTCGGCCCGCTGACCGACCGCCGCGAGGACGACATCGCGGTGCTGCTGCTGTTCCGGTCCGGGGAGAGCCGCGGGCTGAGCGAGGGCCCGGCAGCCGCCGACCGGACACGGGTGCGCAGCACGCTGCTGTCGGTGGCGCAGGACGAGCCGGAGCGGATCGCGGAGGCCCGCCAGCATCTGCGCGAGCTGTTGCACGACTGGGTGCCGGCCGAGCAGGTGGACGCGGCGGTGCTGCTGATCTCCGAGATGATCACCAACGTGCTGGTGCACACCGACGCCGACGCGCTGCTGCTCGCGGAGATCTTCGGCGAGCACGGGCACCGGCGGCTGCGGGTGCAGGTGACCGACAGCGGCGACGACCTCCCGCACAAGCGCCGCCCCGGCGAACTGGCCTCCTCCGGCCGCGGCCTGATGCTGATCGAGATGCTCGCCGACGCGTGGGGGGTCGAGCCCCGCGGCGAGGGCAAGAGCATCTGGTTCGAGCTGTACGAGAAGGGCGAGGCGGGCGAGGCCGACGTGACCGACGTGATCGACGTGATCGACGGCGCGGGGGACTAG
- a CDS encoding FG-GAP repeat domain-containing protein: MGRHALRRGGLTAAVSALAVAVATGVTLSGGGEAAQAAGKPTAGTTEIVLDDPRTETPRAERLLAAGTTGFLHRQSGVAGLLWTRYADGDTTPVDGPPNGPGYRPYQPATANCGDIAASCPSGTFGQGADTVALPHRTYTEPVSLWTPGGGAPRTLDMPRTEYVGTYGGTVVAAHWDTPVDAEPRAWLQLLDLTDDGQRDRTVTGWPAGQEWGAGTSRRTGDAKGALISHPAPRDASGGPTTYDIGYLDFATAEFTEVFHGADAGLSLVLTDDRLGWYSPGGGLHLKSRTGLTAAETVPVAATGAVGSPVLVGDWLVLVADRGAVTAVSLTDGSRKTLLTRSYGDPVATPDGGALVTGGTGAADWWVHRVGRGTDGTPRLEKLYKVAPFENPKTGLALSRGSLRVAEDNPSGTSDTTSVTALTTDGTTTLTASTPTAGASISAKCPYPGTACSAMWGNKGTGPKDVYLDTFDDVDEGGTGLNDADRLVAIGDPPSSGWDLKFGTQGGSIVDVSDGYVVYDSGGARPEQYVARFGYTTKLKRPVRTAALNGSTLWSAGTGNGQVTSYSLTADKTLSTVTIPGAGCVPSELQAAGRWLYWACGTASAGVYDTKAGTSAAVTPGDVLLGDGFTVRHDHAAGTLVLTDAATRATRVVAERVPDTGLSADRRHRWTVDEYTGLVAWFDANEQTHVATTGVAPSALTAFESDTGSHATPATSDSWHGEWLLSRPVSSWSLTFTSVQSGETGKAARTVTGTAATARVAAGWNGKTSGGSRFPSGGFTWTLKATGLGTSGAVTVASGSGFLDHGAPVRHDFGSPDGPDGVGDLLTLNSAGALTFQVGTGRGTFSQKISSSGWAAGTKAVPFGDLSGDGCNDVLIRPASGALQLYKPACNTAPKPTTSHTTLGTSGWNQYDVLTSPGDISGDGRADLIARNASTGTVYLFKGTSTHTLSARVKLYDNWKSHRKIVGTGDLNGDGIGDLLVQDASNTLYRYAGTGKGTFGARAKVFSGWGAAYDTIVGAGDLDRDGKADIVSRDTAGKLYRNSGDGKGSFGARTQIATGWSGYKLLA, translated from the coding sequence GTGGGCAGACACGCCCTGCGACGGGGCGGTCTGACCGCCGCCGTCTCCGCACTCGCGGTCGCCGTGGCGACCGGCGTCACGCTCTCCGGAGGCGGGGAGGCCGCCCAGGCGGCCGGCAAGCCGACCGCCGGGACCACGGAGATCGTGCTGGACGACCCGCGCACCGAGACGCCACGCGCCGAACGGCTGCTCGCGGCCGGCACGACCGGCTTCCTGCACCGGCAGAGCGGCGTCGCGGGCCTGCTCTGGACGAGGTACGCCGACGGCGACACCACGCCGGTCGACGGTCCGCCCAACGGGCCCGGCTACCGGCCGTACCAGCCGGCCACCGCCAACTGCGGCGACATCGCCGCCTCGTGCCCCTCCGGCACGTTCGGCCAGGGCGCCGACACCGTGGCCCTGCCGCACCGTACGTACACCGAACCGGTGTCGCTGTGGACTCCGGGCGGTGGCGCGCCGCGCACCCTGGACATGCCGCGCACCGAGTACGTCGGCACCTACGGCGGCACCGTCGTCGCAGCCCACTGGGACACCCCGGTCGACGCCGAGCCGCGGGCCTGGCTGCAACTGCTCGACCTCACCGACGACGGGCAGCGCGACCGGACGGTCACCGGCTGGCCGGCCGGACAGGAGTGGGGCGCGGGCACCTCCCGGCGCACCGGCGACGCCAAGGGCGCGCTGATCTCCCACCCGGCCCCCCGCGACGCCTCCGGTGGTCCGACGACCTACGACATCGGCTATCTCGACTTCGCCACCGCCGAGTTCACCGAGGTGTTCCACGGTGCCGACGCGGGCCTGTCGCTGGTGCTCACCGACGACCGGCTCGGCTGGTACAGCCCGGGCGGCGGCCTGCATCTGAAGTCCCGTACCGGCCTCACCGCCGCCGAGACGGTTCCCGTGGCCGCCACCGGCGCCGTCGGCTCCCCGGTACTCGTCGGCGACTGGCTCGTCCTGGTCGCGGACCGCGGCGCCGTCACGGCCGTCTCCCTGACCGACGGGTCCCGGAAGACCCTGCTCACCCGCTCCTACGGCGACCCCGTGGCCACCCCGGACGGCGGCGCGCTCGTCACCGGCGGCACGGGCGCGGCCGACTGGTGGGTGCACCGGGTCGGCCGGGGCACCGACGGCACGCCGCGGCTGGAGAAGCTGTACAAGGTCGCGCCGTTCGAGAACCCCAAGACCGGCCTGGCGCTCAGCCGGGGCAGCCTGCGGGTGGCCGAGGACAATCCCTCCGGCACCTCGGACACCACCTCCGTCACCGCCCTGACCACCGACGGCACCACCACGCTGACCGCGTCCACGCCCACGGCGGGCGCCTCCATCAGCGCCAAGTGCCCCTACCCGGGCACCGCCTGCTCGGCGATGTGGGGCAACAAGGGCACCGGCCCCAAGGACGTCTACCTCGACACGTTCGACGACGTCGACGAGGGAGGCACGGGCCTGAACGACGCGGACCGGCTGGTCGCGATCGGCGACCCCCCTTCCTCCGGCTGGGACCTGAAGTTCGGCACCCAGGGCGGCTCGATCGTCGACGTCTCCGACGGGTACGTGGTGTACGACTCCGGCGGCGCCAGGCCCGAGCAGTACGTGGCGCGGTTCGGCTACACGACGAAGCTGAAGCGCCCGGTCCGCACCGCCGCCCTGAACGGCTCCACCCTCTGGAGCGCGGGCACCGGCAACGGCCAGGTCACCTCGTACAGCCTCACCGCGGACAAGACCCTGAGCACGGTGACGATCCCGGGCGCCGGCTGCGTGCCGAGCGAGCTCCAGGCCGCGGGCCGCTGGCTGTACTGGGCCTGCGGGACGGCCTCGGCGGGCGTGTACGACACCAAGGCGGGCACCTCGGCCGCCGTCACCCCCGGCGACGTCCTGCTCGGCGACGGCTTCACCGTCCGCCACGACCACGCGGCCGGCACCCTCGTGCTCACCGACGCGGCCACCCGCGCCACCCGCGTGGTCGCCGAACGGGTACCGGACACCGGCCTGTCCGCCGACCGCCGCCACCGCTGGACGGTCGACGAGTACACCGGCCTGGTCGCCTGGTTCGACGCGAACGAGCAGACGCATGTCGCGACCACCGGCGTGGCCCCGTCCGCCCTGACGGCCTTCGAGTCCGACACCGGCAGTCATGCCACGCCCGCCACGTCCGACTCCTGGCACGGTGAGTGGCTGCTGTCGCGCCCCGTGAGCTCCTGGTCGCTGACCTTCACCTCGGTGCAGAGCGGCGAGACCGGCAAGGCCGCCCGGACGGTCACCGGCACAGCGGCCACCGCCCGGGTGGCGGCCGGCTGGAACGGCAAGACGTCCGGCGGGAGCCGCTTCCCGAGCGGCGGGTTCACCTGGACGCTGAAGGCGACCGGCCTGGGCACGTCCGGCGCCGTCACCGTTGCCTCGGGCAGCGGCTTCCTCGACCACGGGGCCCCGGTCCGCCACGACTTCGGCAGCCCGGACGGACCGGACGGGGTCGGTGACCTGCTGACCCTCAACTCCGCGGGCGCGCTGACCTTCCAGGTCGGCACCGGCCGCGGGACGTTCTCGCAGAAGATCTCCAGCAGCGGCTGGGCGGCCGGCACCAAGGCCGTCCCCTTCGGCGACCTCAGCGGGGACGGCTGCAACGACGTGCTGATCCGCCCGGCGAGCGGAGCCCTCCAGCTCTACAAGCCGGCCTGCAACACCGCGCCGAAGCCGACGACGTCCCACACGACCCTGGGGACCAGCGGCTGGAACCAGTACGACGTGCTGACGTCGCCCGGTGACATCAGCGGCGACGGCCGGGCCGACCTCATCGCCCGCAACGCCTCCACCGGCACGGTGTACCTCTTCAAGGGCACGAGCACGCACACGCTGTCCGCCCGGGTGAAGCTGTACGACAACTGGAAGAGCCACCGGAAGATCGTTGGCACCGGCGACCTGAACGGCGACGGCATCGGCGACCTGCTCGTCCAGGACGCGTCGAACACGCTGTACCGATACGCAGGCACCGGCAAGGGCACTTTCGGCGCCCGCGCCAAGGTGTTCAGCGGCTGGGGCGCGGCCTACGACACCATCGTCGGCGCGGGGGACCTCGACCGCGATGGCAAGGCCGACATCGTCTCGCGGGACACCGCGGGCAAGCTGTACCGCAACAGCGGCGACGGGAAGGGCTCGTTCGGGGCGCGCACCCAGATCGCGACCGGATGGAGCGGCTACAAGCTCCTGGCGTAG
- a CDS encoding nucleotidyl transferase AbiEii/AbiGii toxin family protein, with translation MSIPELHQRLLADVVSAGSPCGLVLAGGYALDGHGLVRRAHGDLDFATESAEAMAGIADGLAAALEARGRGVRVEAVTGRTAQLGVVDPPTGESVPLTLHREAFWQPAELTAYGPALSLPDAVGTKIRALYDRGAAVDLIDARAATGRFSLPELEELGRRHAYDAFDLPTLQSRLTGTDFYSDFEFLRFGLPRHEVGALRAWAQHWSDDIAERLLEDGAYPDDGTEEPEAQ, from the coding sequence GTGAGCATCCCCGAACTCCACCAGCGCCTGCTGGCCGACGTCGTCAGTGCCGGGAGTCCGTGCGGGCTCGTACTCGCCGGGGGTTACGCCCTGGATGGGCACGGTCTGGTCCGGCGGGCGCACGGCGATCTCGACTTCGCCACCGAGAGCGCCGAGGCGATGGCGGGCATCGCCGACGGACTGGCCGCCGCGCTGGAGGCGCGGGGGCGGGGGGTGCGGGTGGAGGCGGTCACCGGGCGGACCGCTCAGCTCGGCGTCGTCGACCCGCCCACCGGCGAGTCCGTCCCGCTCACCCTGCACAGGGAAGCCTTCTGGCAGCCGGCCGAGCTGACCGCGTACGGGCCCGCCCTCTCGCTCCCGGACGCCGTCGGCACCAAGATCCGGGCGCTGTACGACCGGGGAGCGGCCGTCGACCTGATCGACGCGCGGGCCGCCACCGGGCGTTTCTCCCTGCCCGAGCTGGAGGAGCTGGGCCGCCGCCATGCGTACGACGCCTTCGACCTGCCCACCCTCCAGTCCCGCCTGACCGGCACCGACTTCTACTCCGACTTCGAGTTCCTGCGGTTCGGCCTCCCCCGCCACGAGGTCGGCGCCCTGCGCGCCTGGGCCCAGCACTGGTCCGACGACATCGCGGAACGGCTGCTGGAGGACGGCGCGTATCCGGACGACGGGACCGAGGAGCCGGAAGCTCAGTAA
- the metG gene encoding methionine--tRNA ligase — protein sequence MARHLITSALPYINGIKHLGNMVGSMLPADVYSRYLRQRGHDVLYICATDEHGTPAELAAKERGLPVDEFCAQAHDAQKAVYDGFALAFDYFGRSSSAENREITQHFARKLNENGFIEERAIRQVYSPADGRFLPDRYVEGTCPHCGYDKARGDQCENCTRVLDPTDLIEPRSAISGSTELEVRETKHLFLLQSKLQHEVEEWVSRHEQDWPQLASSIARKWLTEGLHDRAITRDLDWGVPVPADTWPELAAEGKVFYVWFDAPVEYIGATKEWADQDPENRDWKSWWYEADDTVRYTQFMAKDNVPFHTVMFPATELGVREPWKKVDYVKAFNWLTYYGGKFSTSQKRGVFTDQALDILPADYWRYFLIANAPESDDSSFTWEHFTATVNKDLADTLGNFVNRVLSFSKKRFGEEVPAGAEAGEAEAKLGEEIAGLLAEYETQMEALQFRKAAAALRALWSAGNSYLEEKAPWLEIKTDPEAAALTLRTAMNLIHLYAVVSEPFIPASSAAMRAAFSLPDDTATWITEAEAKALTTVPAGTPFTVPPVLFAKLTDEDLETYKERFGGTEG from the coding sequence ATGGCTCGACACCTCATCACCAGCGCCCTTCCGTACATCAACGGGATCAAGCACCTGGGCAACATGGTGGGGTCCATGCTCCCGGCGGACGTGTACTCCCGGTACCTTCGCCAGCGCGGCCACGACGTCCTGTACATCTGCGCGACCGACGAGCACGGCACCCCCGCCGAGCTGGCCGCGAAGGAGCGGGGCCTGCCGGTGGACGAGTTCTGCGCCCAGGCGCACGACGCGCAGAAGGCGGTGTACGACGGCTTCGCGCTGGCCTTCGACTACTTCGGCCGCAGCTCCTCCGCCGAGAACCGCGAGATCACCCAGCACTTCGCCCGGAAGCTGAACGAGAACGGCTTCATCGAGGAGCGGGCGATCCGCCAGGTCTACTCCCCGGCCGACGGCCGCTTCCTGCCGGACCGCTACGTGGAGGGCACCTGCCCGCACTGCGGTTACGACAAGGCCCGCGGCGACCAGTGCGAGAACTGCACCCGCGTGCTGGACCCGACCGACCTGATCGAGCCCCGCTCGGCGATCTCCGGCTCCACCGAGCTGGAGGTCCGCGAGACCAAGCACCTCTTCCTGCTCCAGTCCAAGCTGCAGCACGAGGTCGAGGAGTGGGTCTCCCGCCACGAGCAGGACTGGCCGCAGCTCGCCTCCTCCATCGCACGCAAGTGGCTGACCGAGGGCCTGCACGACCGCGCCATCACCCGTGACCTGGACTGGGGCGTGCCCGTCCCGGCCGACACCTGGCCGGAGCTGGCCGCCGAGGGCAAGGTCTTCTACGTCTGGTTCGACGCCCCGGTGGAGTACATCGGCGCGACGAAGGAGTGGGCCGACCAGGACCCGGAGAACCGGGACTGGAAGTCGTGGTGGTACGAGGCGGACGACACCGTCCGCTACACGCAGTTCATGGCGAAGGACAACGTCCCGTTCCACACGGTGATGTTCCCGGCGACCGAGCTGGGTGTGCGCGAGCCGTGGAAGAAGGTCGATTACGTCAAGGCGTTCAACTGGCTGACGTACTACGGCGGCAAGTTCTCCACGTCGCAGAAGCGCGGCGTCTTCACCGACCAGGCCCTGGACATCCTCCCGGCGGACTACTGGCGCTACTTCCTGATCGCCAACGCCCCCGAGTCGGACGACTCGTCCTTCACCTGGGAGCACTTCACCGCGACGGTCAACAAGGACCTCGCGGACACCCTGGGCAACTTCGTCAACCGCGTCCTGTCCTTCTCCAAGAAGCGCTTCGGCGAGGAGGTCCCGGCGGGCGCGGAGGCCGGCGAGGCCGAGGCCAAGCTGGGCGAGGAGATCGCGGGCCTGCTGGCCGAGTACGAGACCCAGATGGAGGCCCTCCAGTTCCGCAAGGCCGCGGCCGCGCTGCGCGCCCTGTGGTCGGCCGGAAACTCCTACCTGGAGGAGAAGGCCCCCTGGCTGGAGATCAAGACCGACCCCGAGGCCGCGGCCCTCACCCTGCGCACGGCGATGAACCTGATCCACCTGTACGCAGTGGTCTCCGAGCCCTTCATCCCGGCTTCCTCGGCGGCGATGCGCGCGGCGTTCTCGCTGCCGGACGACACGGCGACCTGGATCACCGAGGCCGAGGCCAAGGCCCTCACGACGGTCCCCGCGGGCACCCCCTTCACCGTCCCCCCGGTCCTGTTCGCCAAGCTGACGGACGAGGACCTGGAGACGTACAAGGAGCGTTTCGGCGGCACAGAAGGCTGA
- the aspS gene encoding aspartate--tRNA ligase: MHRYRSHTCGQLRASDVGTDVRLSGWLHNRRDLGGILFIDLRDHHGITQLVARPGTPAYETLDSISKESTVRIDGRVVSRGTENVNPELPTGEIEVEVAEVELLGAAAPLPFTINAEDGVNEERRLEYRFLDLRRERMHRNIMLRTSVISAMRHKMAAMGFNEMATPILSATSPEGARDYVVPSRVHAGRFYALPQAPQQFKQLLMISGFDRYFQIAPCFRDEDARADRSPGEFYQLDVEMSFVEQEDVFQPIEKLMTELFEEFGGGRHVTSPFPRIPFREAMLKYGSDKPDLRAKLELVDITDVFEGSAFKAFAGKHVRALAVPDVSSQPRKFFDQLGEFAVSQGAQGLAWVRVGEDGSLTGPIAKFLTEDNVAELTKRLSLAPGHAVFFGAGEFDEVSKIMGAVRVEAAKRAGHFEEGVFSFCWIVDFPMYERDEETGKLDFSHNPFSMPQGGMEALESQDPLDILGWQYDIVCNGVELSSGAIRNHEPDIMIKAFEIAGYDRDTVEEKFAGMLRALRFGAPPHGGIAPGVDRIVMLLADEPNIRETIAFPLNGNAQDLMMGAPTELDESRLRELHLNIRKPQPK, from the coding sequence ATGCATCGGTACAGGTCCCACACCTGCGGCCAGCTCCGCGCCTCCGACGTCGGCACCGACGTCCGGCTGAGTGGCTGGCTGCACAATCGGCGCGACCTGGGCGGCATCCTCTTCATCGATCTGCGTGACCACCACGGCATCACGCAGCTCGTGGCCCGACCCGGCACGCCCGCCTACGAGACGCTGGACTCCATCTCCAAGGAGTCGACGGTCCGCATCGACGGCCGCGTTGTTTCACGTGGAACCGAGAACGTGAACCCCGAGCTGCCCACCGGCGAGATCGAGGTCGAGGTCGCGGAGGTCGAGCTGCTGGGCGCGGCAGCCCCGCTGCCCTTCACGATCAACGCCGAGGACGGGGTCAACGAGGAGCGGCGCCTGGAGTACCGCTTCCTGGACCTGCGCCGCGAGCGCATGCACCGCAACATCATGCTGCGCACGTCCGTCATCTCGGCCATGCGCCACAAGATGGCCGCGATGGGCTTCAACGAGATGGCGACGCCGATCCTGTCCGCCACCTCCCCCGAGGGCGCGCGCGACTACGTCGTCCCCTCCCGCGTCCACGCGGGCCGGTTCTACGCCCTGCCGCAGGCCCCGCAGCAGTTCAAGCAGCTCCTGATGATCTCCGGCTTCGACCGGTACTTCCAGATCGCGCCCTGCTTCCGCGACGAGGACGCCCGCGCGGACCGCTCGCCGGGCGAGTTCTACCAGCTCGACGTCGAGATGAGCTTCGTCGAGCAGGAGGACGTCTTCCAGCCGATCGAGAAGCTCATGACCGAGCTGTTCGAGGAGTTCGGCGGCGGACGCCACGTCACCTCCCCCTTCCCGCGCATCCCGTTCCGCGAGGCGATGCTCAAGTACGGCTCCGACAAGCCGGACCTGCGCGCCAAGCTGGAGCTCGTCGACATCACCGACGTCTTCGAGGGCTCGGCGTTCAAGGCCTTCGCGGGCAAGCACGTGCGTGCCCTCGCGGTGCCGGACGTCTCGTCGCAGCCGCGCAAGTTCTTCGACCAGCTCGGTGAGTTCGCGGTCTCGCAGGGCGCGCAGGGCCTGGCCTGGGTCCGTGTCGGCGAGGACGGTTCGCTGACCGGCCCGATCGCCAAGTTCCTCACCGAGGACAACGTGGCCGAGCTGACCAAGCGTCTCTCGCTGGCTCCCGGCCACGCGGTGTTCTTCGGCGCGGGCGAGTTCGACGAGGTCTCGAAGATCATGGGCGCCGTGCGCGTCGAGGCCGCCAAGCGGGCCGGCCACTTCGAGGAGGGCGTCTTCAGCTTCTGCTGGATCGTCGACTTCCCGATGTACGAGCGGGACGAGGAGACGGGGAAGCTCGACTTCTCCCACAACCCGTTCTCGATGCCGCAGGGCGGCATGGAGGCCCTGGAGAGCCAGGACCCGCTGGACATCCTCGGCTGGCAGTACGACATCGTCTGCAACGGTGTGGAGCTCTCCTCCGGCGCCATCCGGAACCACGAGCCGGACATCATGATCAAGGCCTTCGAGATCGCGGGCTACGACCGTGACACGGTCGAGGAGAAGTTCGCCGGCATGCTGCGCGCCCTCCGCTTCGGCGCCCCGCCGCACGGTGGCATCGCGCCGGGCGTGGACCGCATCGTCATGCTCCTCGCCGACGAGCCGAACATCCGCGAGACCATCGCCTTCCCGCTCAACGGCAACGCCCAGGACCTCATGATGGGCGCCCCGACCGAGCTGGACGAGTCCCGCCTGCGCGAGCTGCACCTGAACATCAGGAAGCCGCAGCCGAAGTAA